A stretch of DNA from Bacteroidales bacterium:
GGAATGATCTATTTTAAGCTGAATATTCTCATCTGTGGGATAAATTTTTTCCCAGTTATCTTTATTCGTTTTATTGATGAAGCCTGATGAAGAGAATGAAATATCTTTCTTGTTTTTTTCAAAAGGGTTATAATCGGGATTGATTTTAATTGTTGGAGGTTTTACCATTTCTCCTTTTTTCAAAGGAAGGATATCAATACTTTTTTCAATATCAAAATCAATGCTGTCGATACTGAATTTCCCGAGCGATTGCTTTGCCGCAGCTTTTATTATCGCATAAATACTTTTTTCATCAAGGAATTTGATTTCGGTTTTTGTAGGATGAATATTGATGTCGATTTCTTTTGTGTCAATATCGATGAAAAGGAAATAGGATGGATATGAGTTTTCAGGCAAAAGTTCTTCAAAGGCCGTAACCACAGCATGATTAAGATATGCATTTTTTATAAAACGGTTATTAACAAAGAAAAACTGTTCTCCCTTGGTTTTTTTTGAATGTTCTGCCTTGCCTACATATCCTGATATTTTACAGATACTGGTTTCGGCATTTACAGCAAGCAAACGTTGATTGTAATTGTTGCCAAAAATATTTATTATTCGTTGCATTAGCGAAGAAGCAGGTAGGCGATGCATTTCACTATTGTTATGATACATGTCAAAAGCAATATTATGAAAAGGCAGAGCAACTCTATAAAATTCATTAAGGATATGGCTGGTTTCAACAGCATTACTTTTTAGAAAATTTCTCCTGGCCGGAACATTATAAAAAAGGTTTTTTACTGAAATGCTAGTGCCTTCGCTGCATTGACAGGCTTCCTGGCTGATGACTTCCGAACCTTCAATGAAAATATTCGTTCCTATGTTATCGTCAATTCTTTTTGTTTTAAGTTCAACCTGTGCAATAGCTGCAATAGAGGCAAGGGCTTCGCCGCGAAATCCCATGGTTCTTATATTAAAAAGATCGGAAGCATTTTTTATTTTTGAAGTAGCATGACGTTCAAAGCTAAGCCGGGCATCGGTCTCCGACATTCCGCAACCGTTATCATTAATTTGAATCAGTGTTTTTCCTGCATCTTTTATAATAAGTTTTATTTGCGTAGCGCCGGCATCAATAGCGTTTTCAAGCAATTCTTTAACAGCTGATGCAGGACGTTGAACTACTTCACCGGCTGCTATCTGGTTTGCAACATTATCGGGCAAAAGATGAATGATGTCAGGCATTTAATAAAATTAATGAGTTTACGGTCAAATCAAATATTATTCCCGGTATTGAAAAATACTTTTTATGCTGTCAAAATTACCGATTATTTTCTGAACTTTGCCTTAAATATTTTAAACAAATAATAACATTCAATGTTTGATGAATTAACAGATTGTATGCTTTGTCCGCGCGAGTGTCATGCAGACAGGGTTAATGGAAAGCCGGGTTATTGTAAAAGCGATGACGGTAGCAATATTGGTTCAGTATGTATACATATG
This window harbors:
- the mutL gene encoding DNA mismatch repair endonuclease MutL, which codes for MPDIIHLLPDNVANQIAAGEVVQRPASAVKELLENAIDAGATQIKLIIKDAGKTLIQINDNGCGMSETDARLSFERHATSKIKNASDLFNIRTMGFRGEALASIAAIAQVELKTKRIDDNIGTNIFIEGSEVISQEACQCSEGTSISVKNLFYNVPARRNFLKSNAVETSHILNEFYRVALPFHNIAFDMYHNNSEMHRLPASSLMQRIINIFGNNYNQRLLAVNAETSICKISGYVGKAEHSKKTKGEQFFFVNNRFIKNAYLNHAVVTAFEELLPENSYPSYFLFIDIDTKEIDINIHPTKTEIKFLDEKSIYAIIKAAAKQSLGKFSIDSIDFDIEKSIDILPLKKGEMVKPPTIKINPDYNPFEKNKKDISFSSSGFINKTNKDNWEKIYPTDENIQLKIDHSEKSREDKNSVDTDKNNIIPEVKRKQFIQVNAAYIITQLKTGIMIVDQQNAHEKILFEHFIAHLNNNNFQIKQQQLFPEVIEFNASDSMLIKEIIHDIKAIGFDIDEFGPSSYVINGIPADLQECNTKQILENLLEQYKITGNVPTDEKNIFIAKALAKSLSIKHGKILQQEEMQNLIDQLFAFPSPDKTADGKNTFYIIPFSEMEKKLH